In Eupeodes corollae chromosome X, idEupCoro1.1, whole genome shotgun sequence, the following proteins share a genomic window:
- the LOC129953425 gene encoding LOW QUALITY PROTEIN: potassium voltage-gated channel protein Shal (The sequence of the model RefSeq protein was modified relative to this genomic sequence to represent the inferred CDS: deleted 1 base in 1 codon) translates to MASVAAWLPFARAAAIGWVPIATHPLPPPPIPKDRRKTDDEKLLINVSGRRFETWRNTLEKYPDTLLGSNEREFFYDEDCREYFFDRDPDIFRHILNYYRTGKLHYPKHECLTSYDEELAFFGIMPDVIGDCCYEDYRDRKRENAERLMDDKLSENGDQNLQQLTNIRQKMWRAFENPHTSTAALVFYYVTGFFIAVSVMANVVETVPCGHRPGRAGTLPCGERYKIVFFCLDTACVMIFTAEYLLRLFAAPDRCKFVRSVMSIIDVVAILPYYIGLGITDNDDVSGAFVTLRVFRVFRIFKFSRHSQGLRILGYTLKSCASELGFLVFSLAMAIIIFATVMFYAEKNVNGTNFTSIPAAFWYTIVTMTTLGYGDMVPETIAGKIVGGVCSLSGVLVIALPVPVIVSNFSRIYHQNQRADKRKAQRKARLARIRIAKASSGAAFVNKKKAAEARWAAQESGIELDDSYRDEDIFELQHHHLLRCLEKTTACGKYMPASGNAQGNQNNQPMDGTYLVEASF, encoded by the exons ATGGCCTCGGTCGCCGCTTGGCTGCCATTTGCACGGGCGGCGGCCATCGGTTGGGTGCCAATTGCAACACACCCGCTCCCACCACCACCCATACCAAAAGATCGTAGAAAAACTGATGACGAAAAACTTTTGATAAACGTTTCCGGGCGTCGGTTTGAAACCTGGCGCAATACTCTTGAAAAATACCCAGACACTTTATTGGGTTCCAACGAACGAGAGTTTTTTTATGACGAAGATTGTAGAGAATACTTTTTTGACCGAGATCCTGATATTTTTCGTCATATACTCAACTATTATCGCACTGGAAAGCTTCATTATCCCAAGCACGAATGCTTGACTAGCTACGACGAAGAATTGGCCTTCTTCGGTATTATGCCAGATGTGATTGGCGATTGCTGCTACGAAGACTATCGTGATCGAAAACGCGAAAATGCCGAACGTCTTATGGACGACAAGCTATCGGAAAATGGTGATCAAAATCTTCAGCAACTGACAaacatacgtcaaaaaatgtgGCGAGCTTTTGAAAACCCACATACATCAACTGCAGCATTAGTTTTCTATTATGTTACTGGTTTTTTTATTGCTGTGTCGGTAATGGCAAACGTCGTGGAAACTGTTCCATGTGGCCATCGACCGGGTCGTGCAGGAACATTGCCATGCGGCGAACgatataaaatcgtt tttttttgtttagacaCAGCATGCGTAATGATATTTACAGCCGAATATTTATTAAGATTGTTTGCGGCACCGGATCGTTGTAAATTTGTTCGCAGTGTAATGAGTATTATTGATGTGGTGGCTATTTTACCATACTATATCGGATTAGGTATAACCGACAATGATGATGTGTCTGGAGCTTTCGTGACGTTGCGAGTATTTCGGGTAtttcgtatttttaaattttcccgACATTCGCAAGGTCTGCGTATTCTGGGTTATACGCTAAAATCGTGCGCTTCCGAGCTGGGCTTTCTTGTGTTTTCATTGGCCATGGCTATTATTATATTTGCAACAGTTATGTTCTATGCTGAGAAAAACGTTAATGGGACAAATTTTACGTCAATACCTGCAGCATTTTGGTATACAATTGTTACCATGACAACATTGGG ctATGGTGATATGGTTCCAGAGACAATAGCTGGCAAAATAGTTGGAGGTGTTTGTTCGCTCAGCGGAGTTTTGGTAATCGCTCTTCCAGTACCTGTTATTGTATCAAACTTCAGTCGAATTTATCATCAAAATCAACGAGCAGATAAACGAAAAGCGCAGCGG aaaGCACGTTTGGCTCGAATTCGTATCGCAAAAGCATCATCGGGAGCTGcatttgttaataaaaagaaaGCCGCTGAAGCTCGTTGGGCTGCCCAAGAATCCGGCATCGAATTAGACGATAGTTACCGCGACGAGgatatttttgaattacaaCATCACCATTTGCTGAGATGCTTAGAAAAAACAACG GCCTGCGGAAAATATATGCCAGCTTCAGGTAATGCTCAAGGTAATCAAAATAACCAGCCAATGGATGGGACATATTTAGTGGAAGCAtcgttttaa